The genomic DNA GTTAGGAAACTCAATTGTTAAAAGGAACAATTTCAACACTTATTGAGAATAGCATCTCCGAGAAGGTGTTTCCCGGTGCCGTCGTCTGCATCCTGACGGATAAAAAGGTGCTTTACCACGAGGCGTTTGGGTATCGATGTGTGAAACCGAAAAGGCTACCGATGTTTCACACGACGTTATTCGATTTGGCATCGCTGACGAAACCGGTTGTTGTAGGAACGCTTTGCATGCAGTTCGTTGAGAGCGGCAAACTCTCTTTGGATACGCCTGCAGAGAAATACCTGCCGGAGTTCAAACAGAAGGGGGTGACACTTAAACACCTGCTGACACATACCTCAGGACTCCCCGCATGGTTACCTGTCTACCTGCGTGTCCGATCACGAAAAAATGTAATCTCCTACCTCGGAGGGGTGCCATTGGAATCTCAACCCGGGAAAAAAGCCGTGTATAGTTGCTTGGGGTATATCGTTTTAGGAGCACTTCTTGAAAGAGTGGCTGGACAATCCTTGGACAAATTGGCACACGATCGGATTTTCGCGCCACTCGGTATGGAATGGACGCGGTTCAATCCGCCACAAGCATGGCGCAACTACTGTGCAGCAACAGAGGATTCCAACAGTTTTGAACGTCGGATGGTGAACTACGAACGCTACGATTGGCGAGAGGGCGTAATCATCGGACAGGTTCACGATGAGAATGCGCATTTCCTTAGCGGCGTCTCTGGCAATGCCGGGCTTTTTTCTACATCAACAGATCTCAGTAAGTTCTGTAGAACACTGATGGACAACGGTGGAGACCTCTTACGCCCGGTGAGCCTTTGTAGGATGCAACAGATCGCCCCAGCGGTAGGAGAACGTCGAGGTATCGGCTGGATTGTGACAGATGACGGCTGTCTCTACCACACAGGATTCACTGGCACTTCAATACGAATCTGTTTAAAAAGGAAACTTGCAGCGATCCTGTTGACAAATCGGGTGCATCCGGATGCCGATCGGCGAGGCATTATCGAATTCAGGAAGATATTCCATAATATTTTATTCGCTTCGTAGCAACGCGCTACGGTCTAACTTCCGAACCGGAACTTTACACACAAACCTCCTATGTCTTTCACGACAAAATCACAGAAAATTGAATTAGGATTGACAGTCCTGCTCACAGAAAAAAAGGACTGGATTCGCGGGAAATCAATTGGTCTGATTACAAACCACACGGGAGTTGATGCCACTTTACGAAGCAATTACCGACTTTTCGCGGCGGCATCATCGTGTCGGCTTTCTGCGATCTTCTCTCCGGAGCACGGGTTCTGGGGCGCGGTTCAAGATGGCATCGCTGTCAATAGCCTCGATGTCTCAGATGAAAACGCATCGCGAAGAAATGAAGAAATCCGCAGAAATACCGCGCTGAATGCCACAGGCGCAAATGTAATACAAGGAACGGATTTCGTCTATTCCCAGACGAAATCCAGCGTTGATTCGCACAAAACACCCCACCTCACGAGCGTCCCGGTCTATAGTCTGTATGGACAATCAGTGCGTCCAACAGCACGCCAACTGGAAGATATTGATTTGCTTATCTACGATATGCAAGATGTCGGAACGCGTTATTATACCTATATCTCAACGCTGCTACATGCAATGGAAGCCGCCAGCGACCACGACATTGATTTCGTCGTCGCAGACCGTCCGAATCCGATTGCGTGCAATGCTGTGGAGGGACCGATATTGGAAAGCGGGTTTGAATCGTTTGTCGGCATACATACAATGCCTGTCCGTTACGGCTTGACAATCGGTGAATTGGCAACACTGTTAAAGATGGAGCGTGTCCCAGGGTGCCGTTTAAACGTTGCATGGATGCCCGGGTATGAACGCGGAATGTGGTATGATGACACCGGCTTGCAGTGGGTGCCCCCCTCGCCCAATATGCCGACACTCACAACGTCAACACTCTATCCCGGCTTATGCTTGTTTGAAGGCACAAATATGAGCGAGGGCAGAGGAACGACAAAACCCTTTGAATATATCGGCGCGCCTTGGTGTAATGGTGAAAAGTGGGCTGAGACCCTAAATGCTTTGTCTCTCCCGGGTGTTCTGTTCCGTCCAACTGTTTTTACGCCTGCCCCAGTTGCTGAAACCACAAAGCACGCGAAACAACCATGCGGCGGCGTTGCAATCCATATTACCGATAGAGAACGTTTTCTGCCAGTAGAGACGGCTATCTACATGTTATCCACTTTAACTACTGAATACGGCGACCATTTTGCGTTCCGACCCGAGCACTTTGATCGATTAGCAGGAAATAATTGGCTCCGAGATGCGCTGTTAGATAGAGAGCCATTGGATAAGATTCAGGCACAGTGGACTGAAGAGCTTCAGATATGGCGTGAAAACACAACCCAGTTTTTTAATTATTCCTTGCGGAGAAACGGAGGACGTTAGGACTTTGACGTGCGTTGCTTAAATCTGAAGAAATACCCTATCAAAAACCCTGCGCCGATGTTGCAGGCTAAGGTATCATTAAAAAATGAAAAAATTTTATGAACTTTTGAAAAAAAAGAGAAAGTATGTTATCGGTCTGATGTCTGGCACTTCCGTTGATGGCATTGATGCAGCCGTTGTTGAAATCACGGGGCACGGTTTAGAAACGACAGTAAACCTGATCGCTTTTGAGACTTTTCCCTTTCCGCCCGATGTGCCACAACGCATCCTCGCTCTCTGCCAACCCGATACGAGCCGCGTTGACGACATTTGTGAAATGAATTTCTACATTGGACATCTCTTCGCGGAGGCTGTCAAACATACCCTACAAAAAAACGGAATGTTTGCGAGAGACATTGATCTCATCGGCTCACACGGTCAAACGATTCACCACTTACCCCGCCTCAACGAACCGCAAGGTAAAGTTCCATCGACACTGCAGATTGGTGAACCTGCGGTCATCGCACACGAGACCGGTATTCCTACTATCGCTGACTTTCGGGTGGCAGATATGGCGGCAGGCGGGCAAGGTGCACCGTTAGTGTCATATCCAGACTATCTGTTGTTTCGTGAGACCGCTAAAACAGTGGGCCTCCTGAATATCGGAGGGATCGCGAACCTCACCGTGCTTCCCGCTAACGGATCGTTTGATTCGGTCTCCGCGGCAGACACAGGACCGGGAAATATGTGTGTTGATGCAGTCGTGAGCGAGATAACGGATGGAACAGAACGTTATGACGAAGCCGGTCGGCGTGCCGCGCAGGGAACTCCTCACCAACCGCTCATTGACGAATGGTTAAAGCACCCTTTTTTCCATCTCCCATCCCCAAAAACAACAGGACGCGAGATGTTCGGACACACCTTCGCACTGGAATGTCTGACAGTATGTCGTGAACACAATCTCTCAGATAGGGACTCTGTTGCAACAGTGACCGAATTGACAGTCCAAACAGTTGCCCTTTACATTTCACAATTTGTGTCGGAACAGAACCCAATAGACATCCTCTACGTGAGCGGCGGCGGCGTACACAACCAGACCCTCATGCAAAGGCTCAGCGAGGTCTTAGCAAATACAGTTGTTGAACCTGTAGATAGCTCTGGCATCTCGGCGGATGCCAAAGAATCAATAGCGTTCGCAATCCTCGCGAATGAATCCCTTCATGGACAGGCTGGAAACTTGCCTTCAGCGACAGGCGCGTCTGTGCGAAAAGTTCTGGGAAAATTCGTGTGTCCGTAATTTCTTAACTACCGCGTCCTTGCAGGCAACGATTACTAAAACCTAATTCGGAGAGATATGCGATGGCTGCCCCCTAATGCCGGGTGTTTCGCAAACGCATAGTCTAATCCCGCCCCCGCGCCTGTGACGAATCGGAGGTTCAACCCAACCCCTGCTGTCAGTTGGCGAACACTCTCAAGACTCCCACTCCGTTCCGCCATTCCAATTCGCAAGGCAAGTAGATCGAAAAGCGTCCACTCGGCACCCGCATGTAACTCAACAGGACTTCCCTGGGGTGCCTCGGCTTGAGATTGACCCTGATTTTGGATGTAGGTATCCAGTGCAAGAATGAGTGTGCTTCGGAAGATAGGGAGCGAGTGTATCGTGGCAATACCAATCTTCAGATGCGGCAGTATCGTTTCGGTATGGGATGTTTGCTCTGACGATTGTGGCGGTGTATTCCAATAGAGTTTTGTCGTAAAGGCATCGCTCCCCTGCAATCCGAGCATGAGTTGGTGAGATTTTTCTGGGTTTGTCATCGCGATAATACCGACATCTGCCCCACCACCAATGGCATTTGTGCTTCGATACCCACTCATATAGAGAAGTTTGAGCGTCCCACCGAGATGTAAATGAATACCACGAAAAGCAGGTAATCTCCAACCGTTAGCAAAGAGAAAGGCGTTATCGGTATTATTGAAAGACCCAATGACCTCCGGACGGTTCATAGGTCCAACAGGACGACTGACCACAGGTAGACTGGTAATAGGAATATCGTCAACACCGACGCGGAGCCAACTGACACCGATCGCGCCTCGTTTTTTTAGTGTATGACTTTTGTCTTGCAAGTTGTGGTTTGCAAGCGGCACCACAAAACTGACAAAATCGTAAGCATCCTCTCCATTGAGCGTGGAGTGCATAAAACTGACTTCATATCGAGTGAGCTGTCCCAATCCAGCGGGATTCCAATAGGGCGCGTAAGCATTGTCACTCAGGGCAGTCCCCGCACCGCCCATAGCAAGTGCGCGGGCACCAACCCCAAGTGTTAGGAAATCAGCAGTGTATCTTGCCTCAGCGGATTGGAGAACCACCACACAGAACGTAATTACACACCCCAGAAAATAGAAGATATTTTTTTTAAGATTTTTAATTTTTCCTTGCGGAGAAACGACGTGCGTTAAGACTTTTACGTGCGTTGCTCAAATCCGCCCTCCATTTCATTACGGACTACGAGTTTTGGTTTATCCAAGACAGCCGCCTGTAACAACGGCACAGACGGATATACGGAAAAACACTTTATGCATCAAACTCACCTCACCGATGCACCCTAATTTTAAAACCATTAACGCAATTTCATCATTTTCAGTATTTCGGTTATATCTTTTTCACCGTCGCGCTGGATTCGGAGTTTAGCATAGTAAACGCCATTTGCTACCTCAACGCCATCCGCATCCCTGCCGTCCCATTCCACCATAAGAAATCCAGGCGTTGGTGGCATGGCGAGTTCCCGGATAAGCCTTCCACTCAGCGTATAGATTTTCACAACAAGTGAATCAGCGGGGGCTGTTAATTCGCAGGTGAGCGTTGTTTTGCGCGGGAAAGGGTTTGGATAGTTGAGAAACGATAGCAGTTGTAAAGTATCATGGACTCGAAACGTGATGTTCACTGTATCCGTATTTCCATGGACATCGCTTGCGGTTAGGCGAACCTCATATTCCCGCGGTTCAAGCTCTGGAGAGGGATATGTTAAAATGAGTTGATTTGAACCGGGGTGATGTGTCACCTGATACGCCTCCGGTTTAATGTGCTCATATTCACCGAACGAATCTCCGATTTCCAATAATAGCGGACGAGTGAGATAATCGAGTCCGCTTAGGTCAGTTAATGTTGCCCCGATGAGCGGTTCCGAATCTGTTGCATCCCCTGGAACAAAGTGTTGTTGATTGCCGATAGTGAGTTGTATATCTGGTGGCACAGTATCGTCAGTATACAGGAGCGTAATTGGTCCGAGTCGATCCGTTGTAGCCCGAATAGTGCCGACAGATCGGGTTTGAAACCGAAATCTATCACCAGGCGCAAAGGAGCGTTCGCCTTGCGTGAGTTGAAAACGCAAGCCGTAGGGCTCATAATGGAAGGGTTCTCCGACCGTTCCACGCAATGGCTGGTTTCCATCAGTTTGGGAACGCAAAATACCGGTTCTCTCACCTTCAACCTGAAACAGACTATCCGTCAGGAAGAAGATAATCCACTTATCCTTCGGCATAGTGGTGTCCGGCGAAAGTTCAACGTAACTGACGGTCCCCGTGCCGCGGTTGGTATCCCTGAACCCAGAGGCATACCAACGCTGCTCTTGTTGAGGGGCATCAAAATCTGGCTCAACATCTACTGATTGTACAAGCGAAGTTATGTTGAATGTCAAGACATCCCCGAATACAAAAGGTTTTTCAAAATCGAGCTCTACATTAAGCGAGAAGCCGTGTCTGGAGTTTGGGGAATCCGTAGTAAAGTTTGCAAGCTGCTCCGCGGATGCAATAACTTCCAATGGTTCAAATACCCGTATGTCATCCGTTGAAGGAGCAAGGAAAAGCCGATAGGTTTGAGGACCCGTGAAGAAGAGGACGTATTTGCCGGTCCGAGCACCTTCGGGTTGGACGCGAACATCGCGAAGCGCGCTTTCTCCAACGTTATCCTCACTTACGTTTGTTACCTGTATCCGCTGCTGTAACGTCCCCGTAGCATCGGCAAGTTGTTGAGAAGGAAGCCTCGTCCAATTTCCGAGCGTCGAGTTAAACATATAAACACCCAACTCACGTGCCCGGGATGCAACGGCGGCTTCAACGGATGCGCGTATGGCATCCGAGGACAATGTATCCGTACCCCCAAATTCATTGGGCTCCTCTTCCAAAAGTGTATCTTCGGATTCCGTGCCGCCCAACAATTCTCGCGTGAGTTGGGTTCTGAGAGCATCAAGGTCAAAGCTTAAGTCGATCGCCACCGAAGAGGTAAGTTTAATAGAGTCTATTGCGGACGAGGCTGCCTCGCCACTCCGGTCACCAACAACGATCTCATATCCGTAAGCGGAGATGCCAGGAAGCGGTGCCCGTTTGGACATTCCCTGTAAGGCCGAGGTGCCCTCGCCCCTACGTGGAGATGAGGCTTTCGGAGTCGTATCAAGAGAACCCGCCCCTATAGTTTCTACAAACTTTCGTTCATCTAACGGACGGACTGCCAATACTGCTGCTTCTTGGAAACCACTAGGCGGAACAGTGATCACGCAGTTCCGGTCCAAACTGGTAACCTGACTTGAAGAAGTCGTTCCCACCGCATTTATATCGACAAAGAGTCGTCGGTAAGCGATATTGTCCTCCTCATCGTTTTCAAGGACATTACCTGGCTGATCCGCTTCAGTTTCTATCACATCAATATAGACGAATATGTCCTGTGTGCCGAGCGGTAAGGCATCTTTCAGATTTAAAGTAGCGGTTGCAATTGGTAGTGTATTTAGGGGATCTGGTTCATACACATCCTTCTTTGCACCAGGGTTTGCCAACGGCGTGCGTTGCCTCCAGTCGTTGGGCTGGATTCGGGTAGTTCCGATGAGATTCACATCGTTGTCAACAAGCATATCATCGTTAACATCTGGATTGCCGCTGAAAAAAGCAACCTCAATAGGGATCTCTATGCCTTCGCCTTCTACCTGTACATCCGCCGAGAGATACCATTGCTCCGTTTTCGTATTGTAGCCGTACCCAACCCTATCAGTTCTGTCGACCTTTACAACCGTAAGATTAGGATATACGTAGGGATAATACTGAAGTCTGTTGCTTGTAACCGTGTTGTTGTCTATATCCGTGACTTGAAGATTATACCGGATAGAGGAACCATCCATAGGCGCGTTTAGGGGTTCAGGCACCGTCCACCATCCGTCTTCCGACAACGGAGGATCGGCGGGAACGAGCCGAACATTCTCCCACGCTCGACTCTGTGGGTTGCGCCATTCCAAGAGCACCAGGAACAGCTCTTCTTTTTCATCGGAAACCTGAACAGAGATGCGGAACTTGCCTGCATCGACTAACTCGGGTTTAATGTCAAGGATTTTTGGGATGTTGACGGTAAATCCATCACCTCCAACAGCAACAGTCGTGTTACTTTGCGCGTAGTACTCGACATGGGCATCACCACTGTCAATGTTTTTCGGAACAGAAAAAGTCAAAGCAGGATAAGCACCGCGGTTAACATTTGCCGTTTTTGTGAGAATCACGTCTCCAGTGTAGTATTTCACTGGACCCGCAACACCTTGAGCCGTAGCTGTTTTCCCAGGAAATAAAGCTTTAACGGTGAGTGTGCCGTTAAAAGAGGTATCGGTAACAAAACGTTTTGTTTGACTTGGGGCATCGTAAGTGGCAGTCTGGACGTGCCCCCCTGCAATTCGGAGGGTATCCCCAGGGGCAACTGTTTTTGTCTCAATAGTAGGTTGAATTTCACCATTAGCGATAGCAATTTGTAGGGCAGGATCTCCGAAAAGGGTATATTCCATCATAATATCAATTTGACCCGTGCCTTCTGTCATCAAAAGTTCAACCTTTGAATCGAAACTCAAGGGACCAAGTTGCCGGATGTTCCGTTTAAAGAGCATGTCAAAAATGATACGGTTGAGAGCGTCGTTTCCGCTACCGTATGTGAGACGGGTCGCGCTCAACATGCCGATGATACCGCCTCTCTCTTTACGTAACAACTTCTCCGCCATGCTCGGTTCCCCCGGCTTGTCAAAATAGCCGTTGTAACAACTCAGAACCAACATGAAAGGGATTTTATCGGTTTCCTCAACTTGATCGACGGAGGCATTATCAAAGATGGCTTCGTGCGCCCAGACGATTCTGCCGCCGTGTCCGGCATATTGTGCAAGTACAGCCCCTTCTCCAAGTGCCTCGATGATTTGATCTTTCGCCACGCGTTGGGGCAAGAGTCCCG from Candidatus Poribacteria bacterium includes the following:
- a CDS encoding beta-lactamase family protein, whose translation is MLKGTISTLIENSISEKVFPGAVVCILTDKKVLYHEAFGYRCVKPKRLPMFHTTLFDLASLTKPVVVGTLCMQFVESGKLSLDTPAEKYLPEFKQKGVTLKHLLTHTSGLPAWLPVYLRVRSRKNVISYLGGVPLESQPGKKAVYSCLGYIVLGALLERVAGQSLDKLAHDRIFAPLGMEWTRFNPPQAWRNYCAATEDSNSFERRMVNYERYDWREGVIIGQVHDENAHFLSGVSGNAGLFSTSTDLSKFCRTLMDNGGDLLRPVSLCRMQQIAPAVGERRGIGWIVTDDGCLYHTGFTGTSIRICLKRKLAAILLTNRVHPDADRRGIIEFRKIFHNILFAS
- a CDS encoding DUF1343 domain-containing protein, translating into MSFTTKSQKIELGLTVLLTEKKDWIRGKSIGLITNHTGVDATLRSNYRLFAAASSCRLSAIFSPEHGFWGAVQDGIAVNSLDVSDENASRRNEEIRRNTALNATGANVIQGTDFVYSQTKSSVDSHKTPHLTSVPVYSLYGQSVRPTARQLEDIDLLIYDMQDVGTRYYTYISTLLHAMEAASDHDIDFVVADRPNPIACNAVEGPILESGFESFVGIHTMPVRYGLTIGELATLLKMERVPGCRLNVAWMPGYERGMWYDDTGLQWVPPSPNMPTLTTSTLYPGLCLFEGTNMSEGRGTTKPFEYIGAPWCNGEKWAETLNALSLPGVLFRPTVFTPAPVAETTKHAKQPCGGVAIHITDRERFLPVETAIYMLSTLTTEYGDHFAFRPEHFDRLAGNNWLRDALLDREPLDKIQAQWTEELQIWRENTTQFFNYSLRRNGGR
- a CDS encoding anhydro-N-acetylmuramic acid kinase; amino-acid sequence: MKKFYELLKKKRKYVIGLMSGTSVDGIDAAVVEITGHGLETTVNLIAFETFPFPPDVPQRILALCQPDTSRVDDICEMNFYIGHLFAEAVKHTLQKNGMFARDIDLIGSHGQTIHHLPRLNEPQGKVPSTLQIGEPAVIAHETGIPTIADFRVADMAAGGQGAPLVSYPDYLLFRETAKTVGLLNIGGIANLTVLPANGSFDSVSAADTGPGNMCVDAVVSEITDGTERYDEAGRRAAQGTPHQPLIDEWLKHPFFHLPSPKTTGREMFGHTFALECLTVCREHNLSDRDSVATVTELTVQTVALYISQFVSEQNPIDILYVSGGGVHNQTLMQRLSEVLANTVVEPVDSSGISADAKESIAFAILANESLHGQAGNLPSATGASVRKVLGKFVCP
- a CDS encoding UPF0164 family protein, which encodes MVVLQSAEARYTADFLTLGVGARALAMGGAGTALSDNAYAPYWNPAGLGQLTRYEVSFMHSTLNGEDAYDFVSFVVPLANHNLQDKSHTLKKRGAIGVSWLRVGVDDIPITSLPVVSRPVGPMNRPEVIGSFNNTDNAFLFANGWRLPAFRGIHLHLGGTLKLLYMSGYRSTNAIGGGADVGIIAMTNPEKSHQLMLGLQGSDAFTTKLYWNTPPQSSEQTSHTETILPHLKIGIATIHSLPIFRSTLILALDTYIQNQGQSQAEAPQGSPVELHAGAEWTLFDLLALRIGMAERSGSLESVRQLTAGVGLNLRFVTGAGAGLDYAFAKHPALGGSHRISLRIRF